One part of the Candidatus Aminicenantes bacterium genome encodes these proteins:
- a CDS encoding DUF362 domain-containing protein, producing the protein VAVADPRAMNEERVDGKVVAGMFEKGIRALTGKSLVKSCKLFFDKKDIIGIKVNPVGAGLIATRLEVVDAVIDWLKQGGIPAKNIVIWDRFDYMLADAGFTPARYPGIAIEGLQTMDEAAAEGRSQDDSSWLDKDGRHVSEKNFDLNAYYFADVEAPQDKPYLNQHVFNGKYSYFGKLVTKTLTKIINIPVFKNTGNGISMATKNLGYGAVCNTNRLHNPLFFNVCTEVLAFPAVRDKLVLNITDGLRAQYDGGPGPLAQATWFLNTLFFASDPFALDMTCHNLLLKKRKEMNVRVNEHPMYSEYLRYAERLGLGIVDPAKINFTQL; encoded by the coding sequence CGTCGCCGTCGCCGACCCGCGGGCCATGAATGAGGAGCGAGTGGACGGCAAGGTGGTGGCCGGGATGTTCGAAAAGGGGATCCGCGCCCTGACCGGCAAGTCGCTGGTCAAGAGCTGCAAACTTTTTTTTGACAAAAAGGACATCATCGGCATCAAGGTCAACCCGGTCGGCGCCGGACTTATCGCCACGCGCCTGGAGGTTGTCGACGCCGTGATCGACTGGTTGAAGCAAGGCGGTATCCCGGCGAAAAACATCGTCATCTGGGACCGTTTCGACTACATGCTGGCCGACGCCGGCTTCACCCCGGCGCGCTACCCGGGCATCGCCATCGAAGGACTGCAGACCATGGACGAGGCCGCGGCCGAGGGCAGGAGCCAGGATGACAGCAGCTGGCTGGACAAGGACGGGCGCCATGTCAGCGAAAAGAACTTCGACTTGAACGCCTATTATTTCGCCGACGTCGAAGCCCCCCAGGATAAGCCCTACCTCAACCAGCACGTTTTCAACGGCAAGTATTCCTATTTTGGCAAACTCGTGACGAAGACCCTGACCAAGATCATCAATATCCCGGTTTTCAAGAACACGGGCAACGGCATTTCCATGGCCACCAAGAACCTCGGCTACGGCGCCGTCTGCAACACCAACCGCCTGCACAATCCGCTGTTTTTCAACGTCTGCACCGAAGTGCTGGCCTTCCCGGCCGTCCGCGACAAGCTGGTGCTGAACATCACCGACGGCCTGCGCGCCCAATATGACGGCGGCCCGGGCCCGCTGGCCCAGGCGACCTGGTTTTTGAACACGCTGTTCTTTGCCAGCGATCCGTTCGCCCTGGATATGACCTGCCACAACCTGCTGCTGAAAAAGCGCAAGGAGATGAACGTCAGGGTGAATGAGCACCCGATGTACAGCGAATACCTTCGCTACGCCGAGCGCCTGGGCCTGGGCATCGTTGACCCAGCCAAAATAAATTTTACCCAGCTTTGA